The following proteins are encoded in a genomic region of Chryseobacterium cucumeris:
- a CDS encoding GNAT family N-acetyltransferase, whose translation MITLHPFTIEDAPQLISKIKDERMLLQFAGPAYRFPLTEEQLETDLFNENRTLFKITDETGRTIGHAQIFLKEKTFLLGRILIWDENNRGKGYGKKVMQELLKYGFSHFDKETAELNVYDWNTGAIECYRKVGFAFDPYVKSEAKIDQETWVSLNMKIHRNSFELQES comes from the coding sequence ATGATCACATTACACCCTTTTACGATAGAAGATGCTCCACAACTGATTTCAAAGATAAAAGACGAAAGAATGCTTCTTCAGTTTGCCGGTCCGGCATATCGTTTTCCTCTCACAGAAGAACAGCTGGAAACTGATCTGTTCAATGAAAACAGAACTCTTTTTAAAATTACAGATGAGACAGGACGTACAATCGGGCATGCCCAGATATTTCTGAAAGAAAAAACATTCCTGTTGGGAAGAATTCTGATCTGGGATGAGAACAACAGGGGAAAAGGTTATGGAAAGAAGGTGATGCAGGAGCTTTTGAAATATGGCTTCAGTCATTTTGATAAAGAAACAGCAGAGCTGAATGTCTACGACTGGAATACCGGAGCTATTGAATGTTACAGAAAAGTAGGTTTTGCTTTTGACCCATACGTTAAAAGCGAAGCAAAGATTGATCAGGAAACATGGGTTTCCCTGAATATGAAAATTCACAGAAATAGTTTTGAATTACAGGAATCATGA
- a CDS encoding VOC family protein, giving the protein MTQFTALRPVLWTENLDETIGFYMRVLGFSLIDRNNEWQWASLRKDEIYIMLSQPDKHEKNTSIGFSGSFYFNVNKVDDLWEDLKTKAKVCYEIETFEWGMREFAIYDNNGYLLQFGEPADNIGNTE; this is encoded by the coding sequence ATGACACAATTTACCGCACTTCGCCCTGTTTTATGGACTGAAAATCTTGATGAAACCATAGGATTCTATATGCGCGTTCTTGGGTTTAGCCTTATCGACAGGAATAACGAATGGCAATGGGCTTCCCTTCGTAAAGATGAAATATACATCATGCTGTCTCAGCCTGACAAACATGAAAAAAATACTTCCATTGGTTTTTCCGGTTCGTTTTATTTCAATGTAAATAAAGTGGATGATCTTTGGGAAGACCTTAAAACCAAAGCCAAAGTCTGCTATGAAATCGAAACTTTTGAGTGGGGAATGAGAGAATTTGCAATATATGACAACAATGGTTACCTATTACAATTTGGTGAACCCGCAGATAATATTGGCAATACGGAATAA